A single genomic interval of Eleutherodactylus coqui strain aEleCoq1 chromosome 3, aEleCoq1.hap1, whole genome shotgun sequence harbors:
- the LOC136619876 gene encoding jeltraxin-like, translating to MKTLSILFVLLSGCFALTGQNILLFPKESVTDYVILKPAVEQALKQLTVCLRSYSDLQRVHDLFSLATPGKDNTFLFGLQPPKLCNVFINEEKFTFEVDPEVLDWKQTCVAWDSETGLLQLWINGKRYPRRVSTSRSPIGPQMSVILGQDQDTFGGGFQASQCFVGEMSDVNMWDYILDTKTIYNSYLSVSGNIFSWTNGAKEIKGGVIALEN from the coding sequence GCCAAAATATCCTCCTTTTCCCTAAGGAATCAGTCACTGACTATGTGATTCTGAAGCCAGCTGTGGAACAAGCTTTAAAACAACTCACCGTATGTCTGCGCTCCTATAGCGACCTCCAACGCGTACATGATCTTTTTTCCTTGGCCACGCCTGGAAAAGACAACACTTTCCTTTTTGGTCTGCAGCCTCCAAAATTATGTAACGTTTTCATAAATGAAGAAAAATTTACTTTTGAGGTGGATCCTGAGGTTCTAGACTGGAAACAGACTTGTGTTGCTTGGGACTCCGAGACCGGACTGCTCCAACTGTGGATCAATGGCAAGCGTTACCCTAGAAGAGTTAGTACAAGCAGATCCCCCATAGGACCTCAGATGAGTGTCATCCTTGGGCAGGACCAGGACACTTTTGGTGGTGGGTTTCAGGCAAGCCAGTGTTTTGTTGGTGAAATGTCTGATGTCAATATGTGGGATTACATTCTTGACACCAAGACCATTTATAATAGTTATCTTTCTGTATCTGGAAATATCTTTAGCTGGACAAATGGAGCTAAGGAGATCAAAGGGGGCGTCATCGCCTTGGAAAATTAA